In the Magnetospira sp. QH-2 genome, one interval contains:
- a CDS encoding ABC transporter ATP-binding protein — protein sequence MIVLERLSKRFGPVVAVDGIDLTVHRGEVLGFLGPNGAGKSTTMKMIAGFLDPDSGTAQVCGRDVIDDPVGVKRCLGYLPEGAPSYGDMTPAAFLGFVAGIRGYDRKRRRKKVERAVARTALEDVLHRPIHTLSKGFRRRVGLAQAILHDPEVLILDEPTDGLDPNQKHHVRELIRDMSQDKAIIVSTHILEEVEAVCSRAVVIGAGKVLADGTPRQLIGADTSLENAFRRITGHLSKWEHIHG from the coding sequence ATGATCGTTCTGGAACGCCTGAGCAAGCGCTTCGGGCCGGTGGTTGCCGTGGACGGCATCGACCTGACGGTCCATCGCGGCGAGGTTCTGGGTTTCCTCGGACCCAATGGCGCGGGAAAATCCACCACCATGAAAATGATCGCCGGGTTCCTTGATCCGGATTCCGGCACCGCCCAGGTCTGTGGCCGCGACGTCATTGATGATCCGGTGGGGGTCAAGCGCTGCCTGGGCTATCTGCCCGAGGGTGCGCCCTCTTATGGCGACATGACCCCCGCGGCCTTTCTCGGCTTCGTCGCCGGGATTCGCGGCTACGACCGCAAGAGACGCCGAAAAAAGGTCGAACGGGCGGTGGCGCGCACGGCGTTGGAAGACGTGTTGCATCGGCCCATCCATACCCTGTCCAAGGGGTTCCGGCGGCGGGTCGGTCTGGCCCAGGCGATCCTGCATGACCCGGAAGTGCTGATCCTCGACGAGCCCACCGACGGCCTGGACCCCAACCAGAAGCATCATGTGCGGGAACTGATCCGCGACATGTCCCAAGACAAGGCGATCATCGTCTCCACCCATATCCTCGAAGAGGTGGAAGCGGTCTGTAGCCGCGCCGTGGTCATCGGCGCCGGCAAGGTACTGGCGGACGGTACGCCCCGACAGCTCATCGGCGCCGACACGAGCCTGGAAAACGCCTTCCGCCGCATCACCGGCCACCTGAGCAAATGGGAGCATATCCATGGGTAG
- the glk gene encoding glucokinase — protein MTASPGASPGLGLIADIGGTNARFALCDETGKIFHQRTLQCADYPGLLAAAQAYLADAAPSEPPCLGAFDVAGPVDGDRIEITNNPWAFSIEETRQALSFDRLEVVNDFAANALAAPHIVENDRVPVGGGTPTPGRPMAVIGPGTGLGTALVVPHDGGYIPVPGEGGHATLPAADDEEAAVIHHLRHRHGPVFAEQLISGSGLVNLHCTLSLLRGVPVEPMTPAQVGAGTDAQCRDALDMMFALLGTVAGDLALYGGARGGVFVMGGIVPRYLERFQQSKFRQRFVAKGGFEDYMEAIPTWVVTHPLPAFVGLVSLITEQERTTP, from the coding sequence GTGACCGCTTCCCCCGGAGCTTCCCCCGGACTGGGCTTGATCGCCGATATTGGCGGTACCAACGCCCGTTTCGCCTTATGCGACGAAACGGGCAAGATCTTTCACCAACGCACCTTGCAATGTGCGGACTATCCGGGGCTGCTGGCGGCCGCCCAGGCCTATCTGGCCGATGCCGCACCCTCGGAACCACCCTGTCTGGGGGCCTTCGACGTGGCCGGGCCGGTGGACGGCGACCGCATCGAGATCACCAACAATCCGTGGGCCTTCTCCATCGAGGAAACCCGTCAGGCCTTGTCTTTTGACCGCCTGGAAGTGGTCAACGATTTTGCCGCCAACGCCCTGGCGGCCCCCCACATCGTCGAGAATGATCGCGTCCCGGTGGGCGGCGGCACCCCCACGCCCGGTCGCCCTATGGCGGTGATCGGACCCGGTACCGGGTTGGGAACCGCCCTGGTGGTGCCCCATGACGGCGGATATATACCGGTCCCTGGCGAGGGCGGCCATGCCACCCTGCCCGCCGCCGATGACGAGGAAGCGGCGGTGATTCATCATTTGCGCCATCGCCACGGCCCGGTATTCGCCGAACAGCTCATCTCTGGCAGCGGGCTGGTCAATCTCCATTGCACTTTAAGTCTTCTGCGCGGGGTTCCGGTGGAACCGATGACTCCGGCCCAAGTGGGCGCGGGCACGGACGCCCAATGCCGCGACGCGCTTGACATGATGTTTGCCTTGCTCGGTACGGTGGCTGGGGATCTGGCCTTGTACGGCGGGGCACGGGGCGGGGTTTTTGTGATGGGCGGTATCGTGCCACGCTATCTGGAGCGCTTCCAGCAATCCAAGTTCCGCCAGCGATTCGTCGCCAAGGGTGGGTTCGAGGACTATATGGAAGCCATCCCCACCTGGGTGGTGACCCATCCATTGCCTGCCTTCGTCGGACTGGTCAGCCTGATTACCGAACAAGAAAGGACAACGCCATGA
- a CDS encoding PAS domain S-box protein — protein sequence MRETKPQPGHRTTSDKPSGRALKTLIPGIILLAGTMIAVVTWSGQRQAEERQISAFLGRQAESVLTGVSQVLDTHFNNLHRMGRRWSVSGGTPYDLWVNDAASLVQDRPGTRAVAWVDPAPAVRWSYPIIGNDWLLQKNLFASRDRAKTLELARSDRTARITPPLRGPEGTLEFEVYVPAVGAQGLDGYVMAVFEAEALLQAMLPGDLVRDLWVEFTLDGLPVYQSSHTGDAPLSAFSGRHGVNIGGASWQIRLHPTHQLVGSMRSDLPLASLGIGLLLSGLLAITALLILVARERLLRLRESDQQIRTLVDTAGEGIVTVDRQARILSFNEAATRILGYGESEALGMEITRMIPGAPGARLKSLLATDSLRQGEVTTEEMDGLCQGGGLVSILVTISPLPSERGPRTVITLHDITQRKQAELALRRSEQRFRSLAENVPGVIYLSRNNQRHDILFINDRVEQITGHPRQAFIAGDLSLRDLAHKEDAAWIPQAVQNATRLGEPFELSYRLKRRDGEWRWIQEFGVALEFEGEGIVLEGYLHDVTERHDAEENLIKAKEAAEFANRAKSEFLANMSHELRTPLNSIIGFSEIMTAGIFGSLGNEKYAEYCGDIHESGQHLLQVISDILDLSKIEAGELKIDEEPVDLAQLTRNTLRMVNDRAITHALFLKVSLQPALPKILGDELRLRQILLNLLSNAIKFTPDGGEITVMIRTTKTGALRMEVIDTGIGIAQEDLDLVMRPFEQIRESAIHAHEGTGLGLYLTKTLVEMHRGSIRLKSELQVGTRVIVEFPPDRSLVRE from the coding sequence ATGCGGGAAACCAAACCGCAGCCGGGCCATCGGACGACCTCGGACAAGCCATCCGGACGGGCTCTCAAAACCTTGATCCCCGGCATCATCCTGCTGGCTGGCACGATGATCGCGGTTGTGACCTGGTCCGGTCAACGTCAGGCCGAGGAACGCCAAATCAGTGCCTTTCTCGGTCGTCAGGCGGAAAGCGTGCTGACCGGTGTTTCACAGGTTCTCGATACCCACTTCAATAATTTGCACCGCATGGGACGACGCTGGTCGGTCAGCGGCGGCACGCCCTATGACCTTTGGGTCAACGACGCGGCCAGTCTGGTCCAGGATCGCCCCGGCACGCGGGCCGTGGCCTGGGTGGATCCGGCCCCGGCGGTGCGTTGGTCTTATCCCATTATCGGCAATGATTGGCTCTTGCAAAAAAATCTGTTTGCCTCCCGAGATCGGGCAAAAACCCTCGAACTGGCCCGCAGCGACCGCACGGCCAGAATCACCCCGCCTCTGCGCGGTCCGGAAGGAACCTTGGAATTCGAGGTTTATGTCCCGGCCGTCGGGGCCCAAGGGCTCGACGGATATGTGATGGCTGTATTCGAAGCAGAGGCGCTGCTTCAAGCGATGCTACCGGGTGATCTGGTGCGTGATTTGTGGGTCGAGTTCACCTTGGACGGATTGCCGGTCTACCAATCCAGCCACACCGGGGATGCCCCGCTGAGCGCCTTTTCCGGTCGCCACGGGGTGAATATCGGCGGCGCATCCTGGCAAATTCGCCTGCATCCCACACACCAGCTTGTCGGGAGCATGCGGTCGGACCTGCCCCTGGCCTCCTTGGGCATCGGGTTGCTGCTCAGCGGACTGTTGGCGATCACCGCCTTGTTGATCCTGGTGGCGCGGGAAAGATTGCTGCGGCTGCGCGAAAGCGATCAACAAATCCGCACCTTGGTGGATACCGCAGGCGAGGGCATCGTCACCGTCGATCGCCAGGCGAGAATTCTGAGCTTCAACGAGGCAGCGACCCGTATTCTCGGCTATGGGGAAAGCGAAGCCCTGGGTATGGAGATCACCCGCATGATCCCCGGCGCACCCGGCGCCCGGCTCAAATCCCTATTGGCCACCGACTCGCTGCGTCAGGGGGAAGTGACGACCGAGGAAATGGATGGTCTGTGCCAAGGGGGCGGGCTGGTTTCGATTCTGGTCACCATCTCTCCGTTGCCCTCCGAGCGGGGCCCACGCACGGTGATAACCCTGCATGATATCACTCAGCGCAAACAGGCTGAATTGGCCCTGCGCCGCAGCGAACAGCGGTTCCGCTCCCTGGCAGAAAACGTGCCCGGGGTGATCTATCTCAGCCGCAACAATCAACGCCACGATATCTTGTTCATCAATGATCGGGTGGAACAGATCACTGGCCATCCCCGCCAGGCCTTCATTGCCGGAGACCTCAGCCTGCGGGATTTGGCTCACAAGGAGGATGCCGCCTGGATTCCCCAGGCCGTGCAGAACGCCACCCGGTTGGGCGAGCCCTTTGAGCTGTCTTATCGCCTGAAGCGTCGGGACGGGGAGTGGCGGTGGATTCAGGAGTTCGGCGTGGCCTTGGAATTCGAAGGCGAGGGCATCGTGCTGGAAGGCTACCTGCATGATGTGACCGAACGCCACGATGCCGAGGAGAATCTGATCAAGGCCAAGGAGGCGGCGGAATTCGCCAACCGGGCCAAATCGGAGTTCCTGGCCAACATGAGCCACGAACTGCGTACACCGCTCAATTCGATTATCGGCTTTTCCGAAATCATGACCGCCGGGATCTTTGGCAGCCTGGGCAACGAGAAATATGCCGAATACTGTGGCGATATCCATGAGTCAGGTCAGCATCTCTTGCAAGTCATCAGCGATATCCTGGATCTATCAAAGATCGAGGCCGGTGAATTGAAGATTGATGAGGAACCGGTGGATCTGGCCCAATTGACCCGCAATACCCTGCGTATGGTCAACGACCGGGCCATCACCCACGCCTTGTTCTTGAAGGTATCGCTGCAACCGGCTCTGCCCAAGATCCTGGGCGACGAGCTGCGACTCCGCCAGATTCTGCTCAACCTGCTGTCCAATGCCATCAAGTTCACCCCCGACGGCGGCGAAATCACGGTGATGATCCGCACCACCAAAACCGGCGCGCTGCGCATGGAGGTCATCGATACGGGGATCGGTATTGCTCAGGAGGATCTGGACCTGGTCATGCGGCCTTTCGAACAAATCCGCGAAAGCGCCATCCACGCCCATGAGGGCACGGGATTGGGGCTTTACCTGACCAAGACCTTGGTGGAGATGCACCGGGGCAGCATTCGGCTGAAAAGCGAATTGCAAGTGGGCACGCGGGTGATCGTCGAATTCCCCCCAGACCGCAGTCTGGTGCGGGAGTGA
- a CDS encoding DUF4340 domain-containing protein, with product MKLKTVLILALAALVACLAAAYVLTRYAGPDALRAGNPGPMLPDMAQRLGELAVINVESVGRRVSLRREEGLWAIEQRDGYHADPTKVRDLVLGLERLQKLEPRTQLAKNHARLHLRDLKHKDSKAHKITLIDMDGHIVAGLMVGKRNFNIGDGGQSGIYLRRAESNETWLARGELPFSDDPTQWMNRLLIDLPAEAVAKVTLFHPKDHVVVLSKDPLTKRFRPENAPTGSGAAKPMAVLPLTQALDGLLFEDVRRADRIPFDPDGSLLVEIQTTAGPMVRMTVAPFEEAHWARLSLGRAEETADPAQDGLRRALLEAVRRADGWVFKIPETTAAALNRKMVDLVQMPN from the coding sequence ATGAAGCTCAAGACCGTGTTGATCCTGGCCCTGGCCGCCTTGGTGGCTTGTTTGGCCGCCGCCTACGTGCTGACCCGCTATGCCGGTCCCGACGCCCTGCGGGCCGGAAACCCCGGGCCCATGCTGCCGGACATGGCCCAGCGGTTGGGGGAATTGGCGGTGATCAACGTGGAAAGCGTGGGTCGCAGGGTCTCCTTGCGGCGCGAAGAAGGCCTGTGGGCGATCGAACAACGGGATGGCTATCACGCCGATCCCACCAAGGTGCGGGATCTGGTGCTCGGTCTGGAGCGGCTGCAAAAGCTTGAACCGCGTACCCAACTGGCTAAAAACCACGCCCGGCTGCACTTGCGCGACCTCAAGCATAAGGACTCCAAGGCCCACAAGATCACCCTGATCGACATGGACGGTCATATTGTCGCCGGGCTGATGGTCGGCAAGCGCAACTTCAACATCGGCGACGGAGGCCAAAGCGGGATCTATCTACGCCGGGCTGAATCCAACGAAACCTGGCTGGCGCGCGGGGAATTGCCGTTCAGCGATGACCCCACCCAATGGATGAACCGGTTGTTGATCGATCTGCCCGCCGAGGCGGTGGCCAAGGTCACCCTGTTTCATCCCAAGGACCACGTGGTGGTCCTGTCCAAGGATCCTTTGACCAAACGGTTCCGGCCGGAAAACGCCCCAACGGGCAGTGGCGCGGCCAAACCCATGGCTGTTTTGCCGCTCACACAGGCATTGGATGGCCTCCTGTTCGAGGACGTTCGCCGGGCCGACCGGATTCCGTTTGATCCCGACGGCAGCTTGTTGGTGGAGATCCAAACCACGGCCGGGCCCATGGTCCGCATGACCGTGGCGCCGTTCGAAGAGGCCCACTGGGCGCGTCTTTCGCTTGGGCGGGCCGAGGAAACGGCCGACCCGGCTCAGGATGGCTTGCGTCGGGCCTTGCTGGAAGCGGTGCGCCGGGCCGATGGATGGGTGTTCAAGATTCCCGAAACCACCGCCGCGGCTTTGAACCGCAAGATGGTTGATCTGGTCCAAATGCCCAATTAA
- the lepA gene encoding translation elongation factor 4: MTDLKHIRNFAIIAHIDHGKSTLADRMIQHCGGLADREMKEQVLDSMDIERERGITIKAQTVRLEFTASDGEKYLLNLMDTPGHVDFAYEVSRSLAACEGSLLIVDATQGVEAQTLANVYLALDNDHEVIPVLNKIDLPASEPDRICQQIEDVIGLDATDALPVSAKTGVGVPEVLEALVKRLPSPVGDADAPLKALLVDSWYDPYLGVMILVRVYDGQLKRGMKVRMMSSGSLHQVDQVGVFTPKITKCDVLGPGEMGYITASIKTVADTNVGDTITEDKNPTDQALTGFKPSVPVVFCSLFPSDAADFEDLRESLSKLRLNDSSFEFEPENSAALGFGFRCGFLGLLHLEIVQERLEREFNLDLITTAPSVAYEIQLNSGETIDLHNPADYPDPSQIATVAEPWIKATILVPDEYLGAVLSLCTERRGRQIELTYAGSRAMAVYRLPLNEVVFDFYDRLKSISRGYASFDYEMDGYEEGDLVKVGILVNTEPVDALAFICHRSQAEFRGRMVCDRLKDLIPRQLFKIPIQAAIGGKVIARETISAMRKDVTAKCYGGDITRKRKLLEKQKAGKKKMRQFGKVEIPQSAFIAALRMGDD; this comes from the coding sequence ATGACTGATCTCAAACATATTCGCAACTTCGCCATCATCGCCCATATCGATCACGGCAAGTCCACTCTCGCCGATCGCATGATTCAGCATTGCGGCGGCCTGGCCGACCGGGAGATGAAGGAACAGGTGCTCGATTCCATGGATATCGAGCGCGAACGGGGTATCACTATCAAGGCGCAGACCGTGCGCCTGGAATTCACCGCGTCCGATGGGGAAAAGTATCTACTCAATCTGATGGACACTCCCGGCCACGTGGATTTTGCTTACGAGGTCAGCCGGTCTCTGGCCGCCTGTGAGGGGTCCTTGCTGATCGTCGATGCGACCCAGGGTGTCGAGGCGCAAACCCTGGCCAATGTTTATTTGGCGCTGGACAACGATCATGAAGTCATTCCGGTGCTCAACAAGATCGATCTGCCCGCCTCGGAGCCGGACCGCATCTGTCAGCAGATCGAGGATGTCATCGGTCTTGATGCCACCGATGCCCTGCCGGTGTCGGCCAAGACCGGTGTTGGCGTGCCGGAGGTCCTGGAAGCCCTGGTTAAGCGGCTTCCGTCCCCGGTCGGCGATGCCGATGCACCGCTCAAGGCCTTGCTGGTGGATTCCTGGTACGATCCCTATCTGGGCGTGATGATCCTGGTCCGGGTCTATGATGGTCAGCTCAAGCGGGGCATGAAGGTGCGCATGATGTCCTCGGGCAGCCTGCATCAGGTGGATCAGGTGGGCGTGTTCACACCGAAAATCACCAAATGCGATGTGCTCGGTCCCGGCGAGATGGGCTATATCACCGCCTCCATCAAGACCGTCGCCGATACCAACGTGGGCGACACCATCACCGAGGACAAGAACCCCACCGACCAGGCTTTGACCGGCTTCAAGCCGTCGGTGCCGGTGGTGTTTTGCTCGCTGTTTCCGTCCGACGCGGCGGATTTCGAGGATCTGCGCGAATCCCTGTCCAAGCTGCGGCTCAACGATTCCAGTTTCGAGTTCGAGCCGGAAAACTCCGCCGCCCTGGGCTTCGGCTTCCGCTGCGGATTCTTGGGCTTGCTGCACCTGGAAATCGTCCAGGAACGATTGGAACGGGAATTCAATCTGGACCTGATCACCACCGCGCCCAGCGTGGCCTATGAAATCCAGTTGAACAGCGGCGAGACCATCGACCTGCATAATCCGGCGGACTATCCCGATCCCAGTCAGATCGCCACCGTAGCCGAGCCCTGGATCAAAGCCACCATCTTGGTGCCCGACGAGTATCTGGGCGCCGTGCTCTCCCTTTGCACCGAGCGCCGGGGACGGCAGATCGAGCTGACCTATGCCGGGTCGCGGGCCATGGCGGTCTATCGCCTGCCGCTCAACGAGGTGGTGTTTGATTTCTATGACCGCCTGAAATCCATTTCCCGGGGCTATGCCAGCTTCGACTACGAGATGGATGGCTACGAGGAAGGCGACTTGGTCAAGGTCGGCATCCTGGTCAACACGGAACCGGTGGATGCCCTGGCTTTCATCTGTCACCGCAGTCAGGCGGAGTTCCGGGGTCGGATGGTCTGTGACCGGCTCAAGGACCTGATTCCGCGTCAGCTGTTCAAGATCCCCATTCAAGCAGCCATCGGCGGCAAGGTCATCGCCCGCGAGACCATCTCGGCCATGCGCAAGGATGTCACCGCCAAATGCTACGGCGGTGATATCACCCGCAAACGCAAGCTGTTGGAAAAGCAGAAGGCGGGCAAGAAAAAGATGCGCCAGTTCGGGAAGGTCGAAATCCCACAATCAGCCTTTATCGCGGCGTTGCGCATGGGGGATGATTGA
- a CDS encoding Hsp20 family protein: MSRMATFNSPLLLGFDHFERILDRVAKSSADGYPPYNIEQIGENHLRITLAVAGFTMDELSITIEENQLMIRGQNNDDESERVYLHRGIAARQFQRAFVLAEGIEVVGANMDNGLLHVDLERHEPEIEVRTIPIGSTKTIDAQ; encoded by the coding sequence ATGTCGCGCATGGCCACATTCAATAGTCCGCTGCTGCTGGGTTTCGACCATTTCGAACGCATTCTTGATCGGGTCGCCAAAAGCTCCGCCGACGGCTATCCCCCCTATAACATTGAACAGATTGGTGAAAACCATCTGCGCATCACCCTGGCGGTAGCCGGTTTCACCATGGATGAGCTGAGCATCACCATCGAGGAAAACCAGCTGATGATCCGCGGCCAGAACAACGACGACGAATCGGAGCGCGTTTACCTGCACCGGGGAATCGCCGCCCGGCAATTCCAACGGGCCTTCGTGCTTGCCGAGGGGATCGAGGTGGTGGGCGCCAATATGGACAACGGACTGCTGCATGTGGATTTGGAACGGCACGAGCCGGAAATAGAGGTTCGGACCATTCCCATCGGCTCGACCAAGACCATCGACGCGCAATAA
- a CDS encoding Gldg family protein — MRRATHMDRTRLAILGLLLGAIILMAVNVFSNVAFRGWRLDLTEDRLYTLAPSTHQVLADIDEPVRLRLYYSDILTEAVPGLTPYYRRIRELLEHYRDLSGGRVILEIIHPQPFSDDEDRAVAAGLQGLPVNDAGDLAYFGLEGTNAVDGLEVVPFFSPEREAFIEYDLTRMVHVLSQARRPVIGLISTLPLDGGVSERGWVITDLMREFFEVRNLGTNFRRLDPSVDLLMVVHPRDLPDRIVYAIDQFVLGGGRALVFVDAHAERGFGPARFSDFNQLLKTWGLRLRPGEVAGDRDAARRVSTTGSDGRAVVSDYVAWLTLEPEHMDSNDAVTGDLKTVNIATAGILEALPDRDTRVTPVLHTSNESMALSAAAFMEKPDVVGLFRDFRPQGQALMIGARVDGEVSTAFPGGPPEEPGLLTNDQEQARMHLDRSASPINVMVFSDTDMLDDRFWVRLRDLSGQRLMVPFANNGDLVVNALENLSGGSALAGLRARGRSERPFKRVEEIRQRAEMRYRANEQTLLDKLKDLEAKVRSLSSGEGGGLLLSAADRLAVEKFRGEMVATRKALRNVQHVLRRDIEALDSWLKFANIIAMPLLVGVIMLGVVWSRQRRSSRRRLIRKAEAGS, encoded by the coding sequence ATGCGCCGCGCCACTCATATGGACCGCACCCGGTTGGCCATTCTCGGCCTGCTGCTCGGGGCGATCATCTTGATGGCGGTCAATGTCTTTTCCAACGTGGCTTTTCGCGGCTGGCGGCTGGATCTGACAGAGGACCGGCTTTATACCCTCGCGCCCTCGACTCATCAGGTCCTGGCCGATATCGACGAGCCCGTGCGGCTGCGGCTCTATTACTCGGATATTCTCACCGAGGCGGTGCCCGGCCTGACCCCCTACTACCGGCGCATCCGCGAGTTGTTGGAACACTACCGGGATCTGTCGGGCGGGCGGGTCATTCTGGAGATCATCCATCCGCAGCCCTTTTCCGACGACGAAGACCGGGCCGTGGCCGCCGGATTGCAGGGGCTGCCGGTCAATGATGCCGGGGATCTGGCTTATTTCGGCCTGGAAGGCACCAACGCGGTGGACGGGCTGGAGGTGGTGCCGTTTTTCTCCCCCGAGCGAGAAGCCTTCATCGAATATGATCTGACCCGCATGGTGCATGTGCTGTCCCAGGCCCGCCGCCCGGTGATCGGGCTGATTTCCACCTTGCCCCTGGACGGCGGCGTCTCGGAGCGCGGCTGGGTCATCACCGATCTGATGCGCGAATTCTTCGAAGTGCGCAATTTGGGCACCAATTTCCGCCGTCTGGATCCGTCGGTGGATCTGTTGATGGTAGTCCATCCGCGTGATCTTCCGGATCGCATTGTCTATGCCATCGACCAGTTCGTGCTCGGCGGCGGGCGCGCCCTGGTATTCGTCGACGCCCATGCCGAACGGGGCTTTGGCCCGGCCCGGTTTTCCGATTTCAACCAGCTTTTGAAAACCTGGGGCCTGCGTCTGCGTCCGGGCGAAGTGGCTGGTGACCGGGATGCGGCGCGGCGGGTTTCCACCACCGGCAGCGATGGGCGCGCGGTGGTCAGCGACTATGTGGCCTGGCTGACCTTGGAACCGGAGCATATGGACAGCAACGACGCGGTCACCGGCGATTTGAAGACCGTCAATATCGCCACCGCCGGCATTCTCGAGGCTCTGCCGGACCGCGATACCCGCGTGACGCCCGTGCTGCATACCAGTAACGAATCCATGGCCTTGTCCGCCGCGGCTTTCATGGAAAAGCCCGACGTGGTGGGGTTGTTCCGGGATTTTCGTCCCCAAGGCCAGGCCCTGATGATCGGCGCCAGGGTGGATGGCGAGGTATCAACCGCCTTTCCCGGCGGTCCGCCCGAGGAACCGGGCCTGTTGACCAATGACCAAGAACAGGCGCGGATGCACCTGGACCGCTCGGCCAGCCCCATCAATGTCATGGTGTTTTCCGACACCGACATGCTGGATGACCGTTTCTGGGTGCGCTTGCGGGATCTGAGCGGACAGCGGCTGATGGTGCCCTTCGCCAACAATGGCGATCTGGTGGTCAATGCGCTGGAGAACCTGAGCGGTGGTTCGGCCTTGGCCGGACTGCGGGCGCGGGGCCGGTCCGAACGCCCCTTTAAGCGGGTCGAGGAAATCCGTCAAAGAGCGGAGATGCGCTATCGCGCCAACGAACAGACCCTGCTCGACAAGCTGAAAGACCTGGAAGCCAAGGTCCGGTCGCTCAGCAGCGGCGAAGGCGGTGGGCTGTTGCTCTCGGCGGCGGACCGGCTGGCGGTGGAGAAGTTCCGCGGCGAAATGGTGGCCACCCGCAAGGCTCTGCGCAATGTGCAGCACGTGCTGCGGCGGGATATCGAGGCCTTGGACAGTTGGCTGAAGTTCGCCAATATCATCGCCATGCCGTTGTTGGTGGGGGTGATCATGCTGGGCGTGGTCTGGTCGCGGCAACGGCGCAGTTCCCGCCGTCGGCTGATCCGCAAGGCGGAGGCCGGGTCATGA
- a CDS encoding gamma carbonic anhydrase family protein: MTDLGPEVLLADPAYVDPTARLYGKISAEPGVSIWPYAVIRAELHDVWIGRCSNIQDHVMIHVAWGGPTLIGAHCTIAHGAVLHGCRLGDNCLVGIGATIMDGCVIGDNCVIAGHSFLKEGTVIPDNSIVMGTPAEALQTRNNFISNKLNALMYERNGQAYAEGNHRAWTGPDFDAFLAETRESLEAEYKERYGNGDMG, encoded by the coding sequence ATGACCGACCTGGGTCCCGAGGTGCTGTTGGCCGATCCCGCCTATGTGGATCCGACGGCCCGGCTTTATGGTAAAATTTCCGCCGAACCCGGGGTCAGCATCTGGCCTTACGCGGTGATTCGCGCCGAACTGCACGACGTCTGGATCGGTCGTTGCAGCAATATTCAGGATCACGTGATGATTCATGTGGCCTGGGGCGGGCCGACATTGATCGGCGCCCATTGCACCATTGCCCATGGCGCGGTGCTGCATGGCTGCCGCCTGGGGGACAATTGCCTGGTGGGCATCGGCGCGACGATCATGGACGGCTGCGTGATCGGGGACAACTGCGTCATCGCGGGTCATTCCTTTCTCAAGGAAGGGACGGTCATCCCCGACAATTCCATCGTAATGGGCACCCCCGCCGAGGCTCTCCAGACCCGTAACAACTTTATTTCCAACAAGCTCAACGCGCTGATGTATGAACGCAATGGGCAGGCCTATGCGGAGGGCAACCATCGGGCTTGGACCGGCCCCGATTTTGACGCCTTTCTGGCCGAAACCCGCGAATCGTTGGAAGCCGAGTACAAGGAACGGTACGGAAACGGTGACATGGGTTGA
- a CDS encoding ABC transporter permease produces the protein MGRRGAAMRQSLLAQKEMTRNVRLIFRRELAGYFATPLAYIFIAVFLSMSGAFTFYVGDFFGRGQADLQTFFLYHPWLYLLLVPAVAMRLWAEERKSGTIELLMTLPISVTEAVLGKFFAAWAFVGLSLVLSFPMWITVNVLGDPDNGVIFASYIGSLLMAGAFLAIGSCISALTRNQVIAFIVGAVVCFLFTMSGAEMVLALLQGWAPRILIEAVGSLSFLTHFNAITKGVIDLRDIIYFAAMITFWLFANVVIVDMKRAS, from the coding sequence ATGGGTAGGCGGGGCGCGGCCATGCGGCAGAGCCTGCTGGCGCAAAAGGAAATGACCCGCAATGTGCGGCTGATCTTCCGTCGCGAACTGGCGGGCTATTTCGCCACGCCGCTGGCCTATATCTTCATCGCCGTGTTTCTTTCCATGTCCGGGGCCTTCACCTTTTACGTGGGGGATTTCTTCGGTCGGGGTCAGGCGGATCTACAGACATTCTTTCTTTATCATCCCTGGCTGTATCTGTTGCTGGTGCCCGCCGTGGCCATGCGGTTGTGGGCCGAGGAACGCAAAAGCGGCACCATCGAGCTGCTGATGACCTTGCCGATCTCGGTGACCGAGGCGGTGTTGGGCAAGTTTTTTGCCGCCTGGGCCTTTGTCGGGCTCTCCCTGGTTCTGAGTTTTCCCATGTGGATCACCGTCAATGTGTTGGGGGACCCGGACAACGGGGTCATATTCGCCAGCTACATCGGCAGCCTGCTCATGGCCGGGGCGTTTTTGGCCATCGGGTCGTGCATTTCCGCCCTGACCCGTAATCAGGTCATCGCCTTTATCGTCGGTGCCGTGGTCTGTTTCCTGTTCACCATGAGCGGGGCCGAGATGGTGCTGGCGCTGCTCCAAGGCTGGGCCCCGCGCATTCTCATCGAGGCGGTGGGCAGCCTCAGCTTCCTGACTCATTTCAATGCCATCACCAAGGGTGTCATTGACCTGCGCGACATCATCTACTTCGCCGCCATGATCACTTTCTGGCTGTTTGCCAACGTGGTCATCGTCGATATGAAAAGAGCCTCCTGA